In Lutra lutra chromosome 5, mLutLut1.2, whole genome shotgun sequence, a single genomic region encodes these proteins:
- the LOC125099671 gene encoding LOW QUALITY PROTEIN: olfactory receptor 56-like (The sequence of the model RefSeq protein was modified relative to this genomic sequence to represent the inferred CDS: substituted 1 base at 1 genomic stop codon), with amino-acid sequence MEQGNESVTTDFILLGFFSDSQHPKLLISVVLLSLGVAITGNSILALLIWGHACLHTPMYFLLSQLSLMDLMLISTTVPKMAANFFSGHRFISHIGCGVQIFLYLMLGVAEYVLLTLMAFDRYLAICSPLRYPVIMTYRVCMQMATGSWAVGVLISLMHAIYAMHFSTCGSRKIHHFFXEVMALLKLSCEDTSTYEKVVLVSSIAFLLIPFGLIVTSYILIYFAVLHMSCPEGKNKALATCSSHLGVVSLYFGPAMIIYTTTRSSLPSEVDQHLFVFDVIITPTLNPLIYSLRNKEVLGALRKVLWRKLMFKQKR; translated from the coding sequence ATGGAGCAAGGAAATGAATCTGTCACCACAGATTTCATTCTCCTTGGCTTTTTCTCTGACTCCCAGCACCCTAAACTCCTCATCTCCGTTGTACTTCTGAGTCTTGGGGTGGCCATCACAGGAAATTCCATCCTGGCCCTGCTGATCTGGGGTCATGCTTGCCTACACACTCCCATGTACTTCCTGCTCAGTCAGCTCTCCCTCATGGACCTAATGTTAATCTCCACCACTGTCCCCAAGATGGCTGCCAACTTCTTCTCTGGACATAGGTTTATCTCTCACATTGGCTGTGGAGTCCAAATCTTTCTATACTTGATGCTAGGAGTGGCTGAATATGTTCTTCTGACTCTCATGGCCTTTGACCGCTATTTGGCCATCTGTAGCCCCCTCAGATATCCGGTCATCATGACATACCGAGTCTGTATGCAAATGGCCACTGGCTCATGGGCTGTGGGTGTGCTCATCTCCTTAATGCACGCTATTTATGCAATGCACTTCTCTACTTGTGGCTCCAGAAAAATTCACCATTTCTTCTGAGAGGTAATGGCCCTTCTGAAGCTCTCCTGTGAGGACACTTCAACCTATGAGAAAGTGGTGTTAGTATCCAGCATTGCTTTCCTTCTTATCCCTTTTGGACTCATCGTGACTTCCTACATCCTCATCTATTTCGCTGTTCTCCACATGAGCTGCCCTGAGGGCAAAAACAAAGCTCTAGCTACCTGCTCCTCCCACCTTGGTGTGGTAAGTCTCTACTTTGGTCCAGCCATGATTATCTACACAACTACACGTTCCTCTCTCCCCTCAGAAGTGGACCAACATCTCTTTGTGTTTGATGTAATCATTACCCCCACGCTTAATCCCCTCATCTACAGCCTGAGGAACAAGGAGGTGTTGGGGGCTCTGAGGAAGGTTCTGTGGAGAAAGCTGATGTTTAAACAGAAAAGATGA
- the PGBD2 gene encoding piggyBac transposable element-derived protein 2 isoform X1: MGAWLGAWLGAWSRRRAQAPRALSCRPLRGRDAPGCRGGALRASCPAVRGLGCPARSFTVGSGAGSKPKSTKLLEVLNALEEYESGHSREEIFIAPPDNASGDFTDEDSGDEDGQRGSHLPGSILHAFVVPEDSGTEEEEDLPPATKRQKVIVEPQRIWTKRDIRPDFSSWTASDPHIEDLRSQELSPVGLFELFFDEGTINFIVNETNRYAWQKNVNLGLTAQELKCVLGILILSGYISYPRRRMFWETSPDSHHHLVADAIRRDRFELIFSYLHFADNTELDESDRFAKVRPLIVRMNRNFQKHAPLEEFYSFGESMCEYFGHRGSKQLRAGKPTRLVYKIWCGTTSRGYLVWFEPSQGTLFTKSHRGLDLGGSMVVKFVDALQERGCLPYHIFFDKVFTSVKLMSILRKKGVKATGTVREYRTERCPLKDPKELKKMKRGSFDYKVDESEEIIVCRWHDSSVVNICSNAVGIEPVGLTGHHAGAAKTRTQVHQPSLVKLYQEKVGGVSRMDQNIAKYKVKIRGMKWYSSFIGYVIDAALNNAWQLHRICSHDAQVDLLAFRRYVACVYLESNADMSSQGRRSRRLETESRFDMIGHWIVHQDKRTRCALCHSQTNTRCEKCQKGVHAKCFREYHIR, from the coding sequence CTTTACTGTTGGGAGTGGAGCCGGTTCAAAGCCAAAGTCTACAAAGCTGCTGGAGGTCCTGAATGCACTGGAGGAGTATGAGTCTGGCCACAGCCGGGAGGAGATCTTCATTGCGCCTCCGGACAATGCCTCAGGGGACTTCACTGACGAGGACTCCGGTGACGAAGATGGCCAGCGAGGTTCCCACCTGCCAGGCAGCATCCTGCATGCCTTTGTGGTGCCCGAGGATTCTGGcaccgaggaggaggaggacctgCCGCCGGCCACGAAGCGGCAGAAGGTCATAGTGGAGCCTCAGCGTATTTGGACGAAAAGAGATATCCGGCCCGACTTCAGCAGTTGGACGGCATCGGATCCTCACATAGAGGATCTCAGAAGCCAGGAACTGAGTCCTGTGGGCCTCTTCGAGTTGTTCTTTGATGAAGGAACAATTAATTTCATTGTTAATGAAACCAATCGTTATGCTTGGCAGAAAAATGTCAACCTTGGGCTCACAGCTCAGGAATTAAAGTGTGTTTTGGGCATTTTGATTTTAAGTGGGTATATATCCTATCCGAGGAGAAGGATGTTTTGGGAAACATCCCCCGATTCACATCATCATCTTGTGGCTGATGCAATTAGAAGGGACAGATTTGAACTGATCTTCTCATACCTGCATTTTGCAGATAATACTGAGCTGGATGAAAGCGACAGGTTCGCCAAAGTCAGGCCTCTCATTGTCCGGATGAATCGCAATTTCCAGAAGCATGCGCCCCTGGAAGAGTTCTACAGCTTCGGAGAGTCCATGTGTGAGTACTTCGGGCACCGGGGATCCAAGCAGCTGCGTGCCGGGAAGCCCACGCGGCTGGTCTACAAAATCTGGTGTGGGACAACCAGCAGGGGCTACCTGGTGTGGTTTGAGCCCTCCCAGGGCACGCTGTTCACCAAATCGCACAGGGGCCTGGACCTCGGGGGCAGTATGGTGGTCAAGTTCGTGGACGCGCTGCAGGAGCGTGGCTGTCTGCCATACCACATATTCTTTGACAAGGTTTTTACAAGTGTCAAACTCATGTCCATTTTGAGGAAAAAGGGGGTAAAGGCCACAGGAACTGTTCGTGAGTACAGGACTGAGCGATGTCCCCTCAAAGATCccaaagaactgaagaaaatgaagaggggcTCGTTTGATTATAAAGTTGATGAGAGCGAGGAGATTATCGTGTGCCGCTGGCATGATAGCAGCGTGGTCAACATCTGCTCCAATGCCGTGGGCATAGAGCCCGTGGGGCTCACTGGCCACCATGCGGGAGCAGCCAAGACGCGGACCCAGGTCCATCAGCCCTCCCTGGTGAAGCTGTACCAGGAGAAGGTGGGGGGTGTCAGTCGGATGGACCAGAATATTGCCAAGTACAAGGTGAAGATCCGTGGCATGAAGTGGTACTCGAGCTTCATCGGCTACGTCATCGATGCTGCCCTCAATAATGCCTGGCAGCTGCACAGGATCTGCAGCCACGACGCCCAGGTGGACCTCCTGGCCTTCCGGAGGTACGTGGCCTGCGTGTACCTGGAGAGCAATGCTGACATGTCCTCCCAGGGGCGACGAAGCAGGCGGCTGGAAACTGAGAGCCGCTTTGACATGATTGGGCACTGGATAGTCCACCAGGACAAGAGGACCCGGTGTGCCCTCTGCCACTCGCAGACCAACACCCGCTGCGAGAAGTGCCAGAAGGGCGTCCACGCCAAGTGCTTCAGGGAGTACCACATCCGGTGA
- the PGBD2 gene encoding piggyBac transposable element-derived protein 2 isoform X3: MASTSSFTVGSGAGSKPKSTKLLEVLNALEEYESGHSREEIFIAPPDNASGDFTDEDSGDEDGQRGSHLPGSILHAFVVPEDSGTEEEEDLPPATKRQKVIVEPQRIWTKRDIRPDFSSWTASDPHIEDLRSQELSPVGLFELFFDEGTINFIVNETNRYAWQKNVNLGLTAQELKCVLGILILSGYISYPRRRMFWETSPDSHHHLVADAIRRDRFELIFSYLHFADNTELDESDRFAKVRPLIVRMNRNFQKHAPLEEFYSFGESMCEYFGHRGSKQLRAGKPTRLVYKIWCGTTSRGYLVWFEPSQGTLFTKSHRGLDLGGSMVVKFVDALQERGCLPYHIFFDKVFTSVKLMSILRKKGVKATGTVREYRTERCPLKDPKELKKMKRGSFDYKVDESEEIIVCRWHDSSVVNICSNAVGIEPVGLTGHHAGAAKTRTQVHQPSLVKLYQEKVGGVSRMDQNIAKYKVKIRGMKWYSSFIGYVIDAALNNAWQLHRICSHDAQVDLLAFRRYVACVYLESNADMSSQGRRSRRLETESRFDMIGHWIVHQDKRTRCALCHSQTNTRCEKCQKGVHAKCFREYHIR, translated from the coding sequence CTTTACTGTTGGGAGTGGAGCCGGTTCAAAGCCAAAGTCTACAAAGCTGCTGGAGGTCCTGAATGCACTGGAGGAGTATGAGTCTGGCCACAGCCGGGAGGAGATCTTCATTGCGCCTCCGGACAATGCCTCAGGGGACTTCACTGACGAGGACTCCGGTGACGAAGATGGCCAGCGAGGTTCCCACCTGCCAGGCAGCATCCTGCATGCCTTTGTGGTGCCCGAGGATTCTGGcaccgaggaggaggaggacctgCCGCCGGCCACGAAGCGGCAGAAGGTCATAGTGGAGCCTCAGCGTATTTGGACGAAAAGAGATATCCGGCCCGACTTCAGCAGTTGGACGGCATCGGATCCTCACATAGAGGATCTCAGAAGCCAGGAACTGAGTCCTGTGGGCCTCTTCGAGTTGTTCTTTGATGAAGGAACAATTAATTTCATTGTTAATGAAACCAATCGTTATGCTTGGCAGAAAAATGTCAACCTTGGGCTCACAGCTCAGGAATTAAAGTGTGTTTTGGGCATTTTGATTTTAAGTGGGTATATATCCTATCCGAGGAGAAGGATGTTTTGGGAAACATCCCCCGATTCACATCATCATCTTGTGGCTGATGCAATTAGAAGGGACAGATTTGAACTGATCTTCTCATACCTGCATTTTGCAGATAATACTGAGCTGGATGAAAGCGACAGGTTCGCCAAAGTCAGGCCTCTCATTGTCCGGATGAATCGCAATTTCCAGAAGCATGCGCCCCTGGAAGAGTTCTACAGCTTCGGAGAGTCCATGTGTGAGTACTTCGGGCACCGGGGATCCAAGCAGCTGCGTGCCGGGAAGCCCACGCGGCTGGTCTACAAAATCTGGTGTGGGACAACCAGCAGGGGCTACCTGGTGTGGTTTGAGCCCTCCCAGGGCACGCTGTTCACCAAATCGCACAGGGGCCTGGACCTCGGGGGCAGTATGGTGGTCAAGTTCGTGGACGCGCTGCAGGAGCGTGGCTGTCTGCCATACCACATATTCTTTGACAAGGTTTTTACAAGTGTCAAACTCATGTCCATTTTGAGGAAAAAGGGGGTAAAGGCCACAGGAACTGTTCGTGAGTACAGGACTGAGCGATGTCCCCTCAAAGATCccaaagaactgaagaaaatgaagaggggcTCGTTTGATTATAAAGTTGATGAGAGCGAGGAGATTATCGTGTGCCGCTGGCATGATAGCAGCGTGGTCAACATCTGCTCCAATGCCGTGGGCATAGAGCCCGTGGGGCTCACTGGCCACCATGCGGGAGCAGCCAAGACGCGGACCCAGGTCCATCAGCCCTCCCTGGTGAAGCTGTACCAGGAGAAGGTGGGGGGTGTCAGTCGGATGGACCAGAATATTGCCAAGTACAAGGTGAAGATCCGTGGCATGAAGTGGTACTCGAGCTTCATCGGCTACGTCATCGATGCTGCCCTCAATAATGCCTGGCAGCTGCACAGGATCTGCAGCCACGACGCCCAGGTGGACCTCCTGGCCTTCCGGAGGTACGTGGCCTGCGTGTACCTGGAGAGCAATGCTGACATGTCCTCCCAGGGGCGACGAAGCAGGCGGCTGGAAACTGAGAGCCGCTTTGACATGATTGGGCACTGGATAGTCCACCAGGACAAGAGGACCCGGTGTGCCCTCTGCCACTCGCAGACCAACACCCGCTGCGAGAAGTGCCAGAAGGGCGTCCACGCCAAGTGCTTCAGGGAGTACCACATCCGGTGA
- the PGBD2 gene encoding piggyBac transposable element-derived protein 2 isoform X5, with protein sequence MSFTVGSGAGSKPKSTKLLEVLNALEEYESGHSREEIFIAPPDNASGDFTDEDSGDEDGQRGSHLPGSILHAFVVPEDSGTEEEEDLPPATKRQKVIVEPQRIWTKRDIRPDFSSWTASDPHIEDLRSQELSPVGLFELFFDEGTINFIVNETNRYAWQKNVNLGLTAQELKCVLGILILSGYISYPRRRMFWETSPDSHHHLVADAIRRDRFELIFSYLHFADNTELDESDRFAKVRPLIVRMNRNFQKHAPLEEFYSFGESMCEYFGHRGSKQLRAGKPTRLVYKIWCGTTSRGYLVWFEPSQGTLFTKSHRGLDLGGSMVVKFVDALQERGCLPYHIFFDKVFTSVKLMSILRKKGVKATGTVREYRTERCPLKDPKELKKMKRGSFDYKVDESEEIIVCRWHDSSVVNICSNAVGIEPVGLTGHHAGAAKTRTQVHQPSLVKLYQEKVGGVSRMDQNIAKYKVKIRGMKWYSSFIGYVIDAALNNAWQLHRICSHDAQVDLLAFRRYVACVYLESNADMSSQGRRSRRLETESRFDMIGHWIVHQDKRTRCALCHSQTNTRCEKCQKGVHAKCFREYHIR encoded by the coding sequence CTTTACTGTTGGGAGTGGAGCCGGTTCAAAGCCAAAGTCTACAAAGCTGCTGGAGGTCCTGAATGCACTGGAGGAGTATGAGTCTGGCCACAGCCGGGAGGAGATCTTCATTGCGCCTCCGGACAATGCCTCAGGGGACTTCACTGACGAGGACTCCGGTGACGAAGATGGCCAGCGAGGTTCCCACCTGCCAGGCAGCATCCTGCATGCCTTTGTGGTGCCCGAGGATTCTGGcaccgaggaggaggaggacctgCCGCCGGCCACGAAGCGGCAGAAGGTCATAGTGGAGCCTCAGCGTATTTGGACGAAAAGAGATATCCGGCCCGACTTCAGCAGTTGGACGGCATCGGATCCTCACATAGAGGATCTCAGAAGCCAGGAACTGAGTCCTGTGGGCCTCTTCGAGTTGTTCTTTGATGAAGGAACAATTAATTTCATTGTTAATGAAACCAATCGTTATGCTTGGCAGAAAAATGTCAACCTTGGGCTCACAGCTCAGGAATTAAAGTGTGTTTTGGGCATTTTGATTTTAAGTGGGTATATATCCTATCCGAGGAGAAGGATGTTTTGGGAAACATCCCCCGATTCACATCATCATCTTGTGGCTGATGCAATTAGAAGGGACAGATTTGAACTGATCTTCTCATACCTGCATTTTGCAGATAATACTGAGCTGGATGAAAGCGACAGGTTCGCCAAAGTCAGGCCTCTCATTGTCCGGATGAATCGCAATTTCCAGAAGCATGCGCCCCTGGAAGAGTTCTACAGCTTCGGAGAGTCCATGTGTGAGTACTTCGGGCACCGGGGATCCAAGCAGCTGCGTGCCGGGAAGCCCACGCGGCTGGTCTACAAAATCTGGTGTGGGACAACCAGCAGGGGCTACCTGGTGTGGTTTGAGCCCTCCCAGGGCACGCTGTTCACCAAATCGCACAGGGGCCTGGACCTCGGGGGCAGTATGGTGGTCAAGTTCGTGGACGCGCTGCAGGAGCGTGGCTGTCTGCCATACCACATATTCTTTGACAAGGTTTTTACAAGTGTCAAACTCATGTCCATTTTGAGGAAAAAGGGGGTAAAGGCCACAGGAACTGTTCGTGAGTACAGGACTGAGCGATGTCCCCTCAAAGATCccaaagaactgaagaaaatgaagaggggcTCGTTTGATTATAAAGTTGATGAGAGCGAGGAGATTATCGTGTGCCGCTGGCATGATAGCAGCGTGGTCAACATCTGCTCCAATGCCGTGGGCATAGAGCCCGTGGGGCTCACTGGCCACCATGCGGGAGCAGCCAAGACGCGGACCCAGGTCCATCAGCCCTCCCTGGTGAAGCTGTACCAGGAGAAGGTGGGGGGTGTCAGTCGGATGGACCAGAATATTGCCAAGTACAAGGTGAAGATCCGTGGCATGAAGTGGTACTCGAGCTTCATCGGCTACGTCATCGATGCTGCCCTCAATAATGCCTGGCAGCTGCACAGGATCTGCAGCCACGACGCCCAGGTGGACCTCCTGGCCTTCCGGAGGTACGTGGCCTGCGTGTACCTGGAGAGCAATGCTGACATGTCCTCCCAGGGGCGACGAAGCAGGCGGCTGGAAACTGAGAGCCGCTTTGACATGATTGGGCACTGGATAGTCCACCAGGACAAGAGGACCCGGTGTGCCCTCTGCCACTCGCAGACCAACACCCGCTGCGAGAAGTGCCAGAAGGGCGTCCACGCCAAGTGCTTCAGGGAGTACCACATCCGGTGA
- the PGBD2 gene encoding piggyBac transposable element-derived protein 2 isoform X2, whose protein sequence is MASTSSSFTVGSGAGSKPKSTKLLEVLNALEEYESGHSREEIFIAPPDNASGDFTDEDSGDEDGQRGSHLPGSILHAFVVPEDSGTEEEEDLPPATKRQKVIVEPQRIWTKRDIRPDFSSWTASDPHIEDLRSQELSPVGLFELFFDEGTINFIVNETNRYAWQKNVNLGLTAQELKCVLGILILSGYISYPRRRMFWETSPDSHHHLVADAIRRDRFELIFSYLHFADNTELDESDRFAKVRPLIVRMNRNFQKHAPLEEFYSFGESMCEYFGHRGSKQLRAGKPTRLVYKIWCGTTSRGYLVWFEPSQGTLFTKSHRGLDLGGSMVVKFVDALQERGCLPYHIFFDKVFTSVKLMSILRKKGVKATGTVREYRTERCPLKDPKELKKMKRGSFDYKVDESEEIIVCRWHDSSVVNICSNAVGIEPVGLTGHHAGAAKTRTQVHQPSLVKLYQEKVGGVSRMDQNIAKYKVKIRGMKWYSSFIGYVIDAALNNAWQLHRICSHDAQVDLLAFRRYVACVYLESNADMSSQGRRSRRLETESRFDMIGHWIVHQDKRTRCALCHSQTNTRCEKCQKGVHAKCFREYHIR, encoded by the coding sequence CAGCTTTACTGTTGGGAGTGGAGCCGGTTCAAAGCCAAAGTCTACAAAGCTGCTGGAGGTCCTGAATGCACTGGAGGAGTATGAGTCTGGCCACAGCCGGGAGGAGATCTTCATTGCGCCTCCGGACAATGCCTCAGGGGACTTCACTGACGAGGACTCCGGTGACGAAGATGGCCAGCGAGGTTCCCACCTGCCAGGCAGCATCCTGCATGCCTTTGTGGTGCCCGAGGATTCTGGcaccgaggaggaggaggacctgCCGCCGGCCACGAAGCGGCAGAAGGTCATAGTGGAGCCTCAGCGTATTTGGACGAAAAGAGATATCCGGCCCGACTTCAGCAGTTGGACGGCATCGGATCCTCACATAGAGGATCTCAGAAGCCAGGAACTGAGTCCTGTGGGCCTCTTCGAGTTGTTCTTTGATGAAGGAACAATTAATTTCATTGTTAATGAAACCAATCGTTATGCTTGGCAGAAAAATGTCAACCTTGGGCTCACAGCTCAGGAATTAAAGTGTGTTTTGGGCATTTTGATTTTAAGTGGGTATATATCCTATCCGAGGAGAAGGATGTTTTGGGAAACATCCCCCGATTCACATCATCATCTTGTGGCTGATGCAATTAGAAGGGACAGATTTGAACTGATCTTCTCATACCTGCATTTTGCAGATAATACTGAGCTGGATGAAAGCGACAGGTTCGCCAAAGTCAGGCCTCTCATTGTCCGGATGAATCGCAATTTCCAGAAGCATGCGCCCCTGGAAGAGTTCTACAGCTTCGGAGAGTCCATGTGTGAGTACTTCGGGCACCGGGGATCCAAGCAGCTGCGTGCCGGGAAGCCCACGCGGCTGGTCTACAAAATCTGGTGTGGGACAACCAGCAGGGGCTACCTGGTGTGGTTTGAGCCCTCCCAGGGCACGCTGTTCACCAAATCGCACAGGGGCCTGGACCTCGGGGGCAGTATGGTGGTCAAGTTCGTGGACGCGCTGCAGGAGCGTGGCTGTCTGCCATACCACATATTCTTTGACAAGGTTTTTACAAGTGTCAAACTCATGTCCATTTTGAGGAAAAAGGGGGTAAAGGCCACAGGAACTGTTCGTGAGTACAGGACTGAGCGATGTCCCCTCAAAGATCccaaagaactgaagaaaatgaagaggggcTCGTTTGATTATAAAGTTGATGAGAGCGAGGAGATTATCGTGTGCCGCTGGCATGATAGCAGCGTGGTCAACATCTGCTCCAATGCCGTGGGCATAGAGCCCGTGGGGCTCACTGGCCACCATGCGGGAGCAGCCAAGACGCGGACCCAGGTCCATCAGCCCTCCCTGGTGAAGCTGTACCAGGAGAAGGTGGGGGGTGTCAGTCGGATGGACCAGAATATTGCCAAGTACAAGGTGAAGATCCGTGGCATGAAGTGGTACTCGAGCTTCATCGGCTACGTCATCGATGCTGCCCTCAATAATGCCTGGCAGCTGCACAGGATCTGCAGCCACGACGCCCAGGTGGACCTCCTGGCCTTCCGGAGGTACGTGGCCTGCGTGTACCTGGAGAGCAATGCTGACATGTCCTCCCAGGGGCGACGAAGCAGGCGGCTGGAAACTGAGAGCCGCTTTGACATGATTGGGCACTGGATAGTCCACCAGGACAAGAGGACCCGGTGTGCCCTCTGCCACTCGCAGACCAACACCCGCTGCGAGAAGTGCCAGAAGGGCGTCCACGCCAAGTGCTTCAGGGAGTACCACATCCGGTGA
- the PGBD2 gene encoding piggyBac transposable element-derived protein 2 isoform X4 has protein sequence MSSFTVGSGAGSKPKSTKLLEVLNALEEYESGHSREEIFIAPPDNASGDFTDEDSGDEDGQRGSHLPGSILHAFVVPEDSGTEEEEDLPPATKRQKVIVEPQRIWTKRDIRPDFSSWTASDPHIEDLRSQELSPVGLFELFFDEGTINFIVNETNRYAWQKNVNLGLTAQELKCVLGILILSGYISYPRRRMFWETSPDSHHHLVADAIRRDRFELIFSYLHFADNTELDESDRFAKVRPLIVRMNRNFQKHAPLEEFYSFGESMCEYFGHRGSKQLRAGKPTRLVYKIWCGTTSRGYLVWFEPSQGTLFTKSHRGLDLGGSMVVKFVDALQERGCLPYHIFFDKVFTSVKLMSILRKKGVKATGTVREYRTERCPLKDPKELKKMKRGSFDYKVDESEEIIVCRWHDSSVVNICSNAVGIEPVGLTGHHAGAAKTRTQVHQPSLVKLYQEKVGGVSRMDQNIAKYKVKIRGMKWYSSFIGYVIDAALNNAWQLHRICSHDAQVDLLAFRRYVACVYLESNADMSSQGRRSRRLETESRFDMIGHWIVHQDKRTRCALCHSQTNTRCEKCQKGVHAKCFREYHIR, from the coding sequence CAGCTTTACTGTTGGGAGTGGAGCCGGTTCAAAGCCAAAGTCTACAAAGCTGCTGGAGGTCCTGAATGCACTGGAGGAGTATGAGTCTGGCCACAGCCGGGAGGAGATCTTCATTGCGCCTCCGGACAATGCCTCAGGGGACTTCACTGACGAGGACTCCGGTGACGAAGATGGCCAGCGAGGTTCCCACCTGCCAGGCAGCATCCTGCATGCCTTTGTGGTGCCCGAGGATTCTGGcaccgaggaggaggaggacctgCCGCCGGCCACGAAGCGGCAGAAGGTCATAGTGGAGCCTCAGCGTATTTGGACGAAAAGAGATATCCGGCCCGACTTCAGCAGTTGGACGGCATCGGATCCTCACATAGAGGATCTCAGAAGCCAGGAACTGAGTCCTGTGGGCCTCTTCGAGTTGTTCTTTGATGAAGGAACAATTAATTTCATTGTTAATGAAACCAATCGTTATGCTTGGCAGAAAAATGTCAACCTTGGGCTCACAGCTCAGGAATTAAAGTGTGTTTTGGGCATTTTGATTTTAAGTGGGTATATATCCTATCCGAGGAGAAGGATGTTTTGGGAAACATCCCCCGATTCACATCATCATCTTGTGGCTGATGCAATTAGAAGGGACAGATTTGAACTGATCTTCTCATACCTGCATTTTGCAGATAATACTGAGCTGGATGAAAGCGACAGGTTCGCCAAAGTCAGGCCTCTCATTGTCCGGATGAATCGCAATTTCCAGAAGCATGCGCCCCTGGAAGAGTTCTACAGCTTCGGAGAGTCCATGTGTGAGTACTTCGGGCACCGGGGATCCAAGCAGCTGCGTGCCGGGAAGCCCACGCGGCTGGTCTACAAAATCTGGTGTGGGACAACCAGCAGGGGCTACCTGGTGTGGTTTGAGCCCTCCCAGGGCACGCTGTTCACCAAATCGCACAGGGGCCTGGACCTCGGGGGCAGTATGGTGGTCAAGTTCGTGGACGCGCTGCAGGAGCGTGGCTGTCTGCCATACCACATATTCTTTGACAAGGTTTTTACAAGTGTCAAACTCATGTCCATTTTGAGGAAAAAGGGGGTAAAGGCCACAGGAACTGTTCGTGAGTACAGGACTGAGCGATGTCCCCTCAAAGATCccaaagaactgaagaaaatgaagaggggcTCGTTTGATTATAAAGTTGATGAGAGCGAGGAGATTATCGTGTGCCGCTGGCATGATAGCAGCGTGGTCAACATCTGCTCCAATGCCGTGGGCATAGAGCCCGTGGGGCTCACTGGCCACCATGCGGGAGCAGCCAAGACGCGGACCCAGGTCCATCAGCCCTCCCTGGTGAAGCTGTACCAGGAGAAGGTGGGGGGTGTCAGTCGGATGGACCAGAATATTGCCAAGTACAAGGTGAAGATCCGTGGCATGAAGTGGTACTCGAGCTTCATCGGCTACGTCATCGATGCTGCCCTCAATAATGCCTGGCAGCTGCACAGGATCTGCAGCCACGACGCCCAGGTGGACCTCCTGGCCTTCCGGAGGTACGTGGCCTGCGTGTACCTGGAGAGCAATGCTGACATGTCCTCCCAGGGGCGACGAAGCAGGCGGCTGGAAACTGAGAGCCGCTTTGACATGATTGGGCACTGGATAGTCCACCAGGACAAGAGGACCCGGTGTGCCCTCTGCCACTCGCAGACCAACACCCGCTGCGAGAAGTGCCAGAAGGGCGTCCACGCCAAGTGCTTCAGGGAGTACCACATCCGGTGA